One part of the Neoarius graeffei isolate fNeoGra1 chromosome 2, fNeoGra1.pri, whole genome shotgun sequence genome encodes these proteins:
- the LOC132881491 gene encoding uncharacterized protein LOC132881491 isoform X1, producing the protein MSTPAKLRVIFDDHTVHKLVLPSGIPGTLQDLKLVIQSTFCTPDGFTLMYQDEEFGGQFFTLTSIEDVQDKGTLKVVQVEPVILDLSAVEEKDDNVTESDSMSSISLASQDTVLFSSSDESPSHRSQPWPRKFEIPLFSFGIRLLLEAGNQAYHSEGTLLNNPKVTSGVLEELAEKIFEYTAYPTGIQVLNVVEALIEKYPCLKEPGSFNGMYGWQQRIKYKMGNYRAKVRGLKIACPELEVNKKTTSSPKGIRRPKKAEVNYLPPLPLGQTKETMDEERVDLLTEVKKTNNDKIISEKMEKTFPYRRLEVVSQMPAVPDVMERWPALFSQSQVKEEFKRITTIQLDRTFLSKMDLYTPKLLTVFKTKGGTAGTKIKSVLESLSQKQIDSHDAVIRCLIPFLGESTEELIKDYQQDVSKDVIEQDLKDNVIKILVLGSAAEGAPPTDVIIVIDGTEVLGGCKTLANACMLLMGFVYSLNLSYPPKLKYTFEVFQKLLLELDDLKVSPKVDSLRRKLLH; encoded by the exons ATGTCCACCCCTGCAAAGCTAAGGGTCATCTTTGATGATCATACAGTCCACAAATTGGTTCTTCCATCAGGTATCCCCGGTACTCTACAGGATCTCAAGCTAGTCATCCAGAGCACATTCTGCACACCAGATGGCTTTACTCTAATGTATCAAGATGAAGAATTTGGGGGGCAGTTCTTCACATTGACCTCTATAGAAGATGTTCAAGACAAGGGTACCCTGAAAGTTGTTCAAGTTGAACCAGTCATTTTAGATCTCAGTGCAGTGGAAGAAAAGGATGATAACGTAACAGAATCAGACAGCATGTCATCCATATCTTTAGCATCTCAGGATACTGTTTTGTTTTCCTCATCTGATGAAAGTCCATCACACCGTTCCCAACCATGGCCAAGAAAGTTTGAAATTCCACTATTCTCCTTTGGGATTCGGCTCCTCCTGGAGGCAGGAAACCAAGCTTACCATTCTGAAGGCACCCTGCTAAACAACCCAAAAGTGACAAGCGGTGTCCTGGAAGAATTGGCTGAAAAAATATTTGAGTACACAGCATACCCTACGGGAATTCAAGTTCTGAATGTAGTCGAGGCCTTAATTGAGAAGTACCCATGCCTCAAAGAGCCAGGCTCGTTCAATGGAATGTACGGATGGCAACAAAGGATAAAGTACAAGATGGGAAATTACAGGGCAAAAGTAAGAGGGCTCAAAATAGCCTGTCCAGAGTTAGAAGTGAACAAAAAGACGACTTCTAGTCCCAAAGGAATCAGAAGACCCAAAAAGGCGGAAGTAAATtatttgccaccattgccactagGACAGACAAAAGAAACCATGGATGAAGAGAGAGTAGATCTACTTACAGAAGTAAAAAAGACCAACAACGACAAGATTATCAGTGAAAAAATGGAGAAGACCTTTCCATATCGACGACTGGAAGTTGTCAGTCAGATGCCTGCTGTCCCAGATGTCATGGAGAGATGGCCTGCCCTTTTCTCTCAATCTCAG GTGAAAGAGGAGTTCAAGAGGATCACAACCATTCAACTGGACCGAACCTTTTTGTCGAAGATGGATTTATACACTCCAAAACTCCTGACCGTTTTCAAGACAAAGGGTGGGACTGCAGGCACAAAAATAAAAAGCGTGTTGGAGTCTCTCAGTCAG AAGCAGATTGATAGCCATGATGCGGTCATCCGTTGTCTGATCCCTTTCCTGGGAGAATCGACAGAGGAACTCATTAAAGACTACCAG CAGGATGTGTCCAAGGACGTCATCGAACAAGACCTCAAAGACAATGTGATCAAGATCCTTGTGCTGGGCAGTGCTGCAGAGGGTGCCCCCCCAACTGATGTCATCATTGTGATTGATGGTACAGAGGTATTAGGTGGTTGTAAAACACTTGCCAACGCTTGCATGCTGCTCATGGGCTTTGTGTACTCACTGAATCTCAGTTATCCTCCAAAATTGAAATACACATTTGAAGTGTTTCAAAAGTTGCTTTTGGAGTTAGATGATTTGAAGGTCTCCCCTAAAGTGGATTCTCTGAGGAGGAAACTGCTACATTAA
- the LOC132881491 gene encoding uncharacterized protein LOC132881491 isoform X3 encodes MSTPAKLRVIFDDHTVHKLVLPSGIPGTLQDLKLVIQSTFCTPDGFTLMYQDEEFGGQFFTLTSIEDVQDKGTLKVVQVEPVILDLSAVEEKDDNVTESDSMSSISLASQDTVLFSSSDESPSHRSQPWPRKFEIPLFSFGIRLLLEAGNQAYHSEGTLLNNPKVTSGVLEELAEKIFEYTAYPTGIQVLNVVEALIEKYPCLKEPGSFNGMYGWQQRIKYKMGNYRAKVRGLKIACPELEVNKKTTSSPKGIRRPKKAEVNYLPPLPLGQTKETMDEERVDLLTEVKKTNNDKIISEKMEKTFPYRRLEVVSQMPAVPDVMERWPALFSQSQVKEEFKRITTIQLDRTFLSKMDLYTPKLLTVFKTKGGTAGTKIKSVLESLSQQIDSHDAVIRCLIPFLGESTEELIKDYQQDVSKDVIEQDLKDNVIKILVLGSAAEGAPPTDVIIVIDGTEVLGGCKTLANACMLLMGFVYSLNLSYPPKLKYTFEVFQKLLLELDDLKVSPKVDSLRRKLLH; translated from the exons ATGTCCACCCCTGCAAAGCTAAGGGTCATCTTTGATGATCATACAGTCCACAAATTGGTTCTTCCATCAGGTATCCCCGGTACTCTACAGGATCTCAAGCTAGTCATCCAGAGCACATTCTGCACACCAGATGGCTTTACTCTAATGTATCAAGATGAAGAATTTGGGGGGCAGTTCTTCACATTGACCTCTATAGAAGATGTTCAAGACAAGGGTACCCTGAAAGTTGTTCAAGTTGAACCAGTCATTTTAGATCTCAGTGCAGTGGAAGAAAAGGATGATAACGTAACAGAATCAGACAGCATGTCATCCATATCTTTAGCATCTCAGGATACTGTTTTGTTTTCCTCATCTGATGAAAGTCCATCACACCGTTCCCAACCATGGCCAAGAAAGTTTGAAATTCCACTATTCTCCTTTGGGATTCGGCTCCTCCTGGAGGCAGGAAACCAAGCTTACCATTCTGAAGGCACCCTGCTAAACAACCCAAAAGTGACAAGCGGTGTCCTGGAAGAATTGGCTGAAAAAATATTTGAGTACACAGCATACCCTACGGGAATTCAAGTTCTGAATGTAGTCGAGGCCTTAATTGAGAAGTACCCATGCCTCAAAGAGCCAGGCTCGTTCAATGGAATGTACGGATGGCAACAAAGGATAAAGTACAAGATGGGAAATTACAGGGCAAAAGTAAGAGGGCTCAAAATAGCCTGTCCAGAGTTAGAAGTGAACAAAAAGACGACTTCTAGTCCCAAAGGAATCAGAAGACCCAAAAAGGCGGAAGTAAATtatttgccaccattgccactagGACAGACAAAAGAAACCATGGATGAAGAGAGAGTAGATCTACTTACAGAAGTAAAAAAGACCAACAACGACAAGATTATCAGTGAAAAAATGGAGAAGACCTTTCCATATCGACGACTGGAAGTTGTCAGTCAGATGCCTGCTGTCCCAGATGTCATGGAGAGATGGCCTGCCCTTTTCTCTCAATCTCAG GTGAAAGAGGAGTTCAAGAGGATCACAACCATTCAACTGGACCGAACCTTTTTGTCGAAGATGGATTTATACACTCCAAAACTCCTGACCGTTTTCAAGACAAAGGGTGGGACTGCAGGCACAAAAATAAAAAGCGTGTTGGAGTCTCTCAGTCAG CAGATTGATAGCCATGATGCGGTCATCCGTTGTCTGATCCCTTTCCTGGGAGAATCGACAGAGGAACTCATTAAAGACTACCAG CAGGATGTGTCCAAGGACGTCATCGAACAAGACCTCAAAGACAATGTGATCAAGATCCTTGTGCTGGGCAGTGCTGCAGAGGGTGCCCCCCCAACTGATGTCATCATTGTGATTGATGGTACAGAGGTATTAGGTGGTTGTAAAACACTTGCCAACGCTTGCATGCTGCTCATGGGCTTTGTGTACTCACTGAATCTCAGTTATCCTCCAAAATTGAAATACACATTTGAAGTGTTTCAAAAGTTGCTTTTGGAGTTAGATGATTTGAAGGTCTCCCCTAAAGTGGATTCTCTGAGGAGGAAACTGCTACATTAA
- the LOC132881491 gene encoding uncharacterized protein LOC132881491 isoform X2 produces MSTPAKLRVIFDDHTVHKLVLPSGIPGTLQDLKLVIQSTFCTPDGFTLMYQDEEFGGQFFTLTSIEDVQDKGTLKVVQVEPVILDLSAVEEKDDNVTESDSMSSISLASQDTVLFSSSDESPSHRSQPWPRKFEIPLFSFGIRLLLEAGNQAYHSEGTLLNNPKVTSGVLEELAEKIFEYTAYPTGIQVLNVVEALIEKYPCLKEPGSFNGMYGWQQRIKYKMGNYRAKVRGLKIACPELEVNKKTTSSPKGIRRPKKAEVNYLPPLPLGQTKETMDEERVDLLTEVKKTNNDKIISEKMEKTFPYRRLEVVSQMPAVPDVMERWPALFSQSQVKEEFKRITTIQLDRTFLSKMDLYTPKLLTVFKTKGGTAGTKIKSVLESLSQKQIDSHDAVIRCLIPFLGESTEELIKDYQDVSKDVIEQDLKDNVIKILVLGSAAEGAPPTDVIIVIDGTEVLGGCKTLANACMLLMGFVYSLNLSYPPKLKYTFEVFQKLLLELDDLKVSPKVDSLRRKLLH; encoded by the exons ATGTCCACCCCTGCAAAGCTAAGGGTCATCTTTGATGATCATACAGTCCACAAATTGGTTCTTCCATCAGGTATCCCCGGTACTCTACAGGATCTCAAGCTAGTCATCCAGAGCACATTCTGCACACCAGATGGCTTTACTCTAATGTATCAAGATGAAGAATTTGGGGGGCAGTTCTTCACATTGACCTCTATAGAAGATGTTCAAGACAAGGGTACCCTGAAAGTTGTTCAAGTTGAACCAGTCATTTTAGATCTCAGTGCAGTGGAAGAAAAGGATGATAACGTAACAGAATCAGACAGCATGTCATCCATATCTTTAGCATCTCAGGATACTGTTTTGTTTTCCTCATCTGATGAAAGTCCATCACACCGTTCCCAACCATGGCCAAGAAAGTTTGAAATTCCACTATTCTCCTTTGGGATTCGGCTCCTCCTGGAGGCAGGAAACCAAGCTTACCATTCTGAAGGCACCCTGCTAAACAACCCAAAAGTGACAAGCGGTGTCCTGGAAGAATTGGCTGAAAAAATATTTGAGTACACAGCATACCCTACGGGAATTCAAGTTCTGAATGTAGTCGAGGCCTTAATTGAGAAGTACCCATGCCTCAAAGAGCCAGGCTCGTTCAATGGAATGTACGGATGGCAACAAAGGATAAAGTACAAGATGGGAAATTACAGGGCAAAAGTAAGAGGGCTCAAAATAGCCTGTCCAGAGTTAGAAGTGAACAAAAAGACGACTTCTAGTCCCAAAGGAATCAGAAGACCCAAAAAGGCGGAAGTAAATtatttgccaccattgccactagGACAGACAAAAGAAACCATGGATGAAGAGAGAGTAGATCTACTTACAGAAGTAAAAAAGACCAACAACGACAAGATTATCAGTGAAAAAATGGAGAAGACCTTTCCATATCGACGACTGGAAGTTGTCAGTCAGATGCCTGCTGTCCCAGATGTCATGGAGAGATGGCCTGCCCTTTTCTCTCAATCTCAG GTGAAAGAGGAGTTCAAGAGGATCACAACCATTCAACTGGACCGAACCTTTTTGTCGAAGATGGATTTATACACTCCAAAACTCCTGACCGTTTTCAAGACAAAGGGTGGGACTGCAGGCACAAAAATAAAAAGCGTGTTGGAGTCTCTCAGTCAG AAGCAGATTGATAGCCATGATGCGGTCATCCGTTGTCTGATCCCTTTCCTGGGAGAATCGACAGAGGAACTCATTAAAGACTACCAG GATGTGTCCAAGGACGTCATCGAACAAGACCTCAAAGACAATGTGATCAAGATCCTTGTGCTGGGCAGTGCTGCAGAGGGTGCCCCCCCAACTGATGTCATCATTGTGATTGATGGTACAGAGGTATTAGGTGGTTGTAAAACACTTGCCAACGCTTGCATGCTGCTCATGGGCTTTGTGTACTCACTGAATCTCAGTTATCCTCCAAAATTGAAATACACATTTGAAGTGTTTCAAAAGTTGCTTTTGGAGTTAGATGATTTGAAGGTCTCCCCTAAAGTGGATTCTCTGAGGAGGAAACTGCTACATTAA